Part of the Thermoleophilia bacterium genome, CGGCGGCCACCAAGGCCGAACGGCTGTCAAAGATGGGCACGGCGATGGTAAGTAGGTCCTCGCGCGATTCGCCCTCGTCCAAGGCGTAGCCCTGGGTTCTAGTCTTGACTAGCTCCTCCCTCAGGGCATCTAACGTGGTGATTGTCCTTGCCGTAAAACGGGCGAGCTCCAGATTTCGCAAGACCTCATCCTGTTCATAGGGGGGAAGAAAGGCCAAGAACAGTTTTCCGTAAGCTGTGCAGTGAAGCGGCAAGTCCACTCCAAACAAGCGAATAGGAGGCAACTTCTCTACCTGGAAACGGTCGATCACCAAGACCTTATGCTGCGAAAAGACAGCCCAGCTCACGAACAGCTCCAGCTCGCGCGCCATCTGTTCCAGGTGCGGAAGCACGATACGGCGAAGCGGATGATTCTGCAGCGAGTTAAGACCCAAGAACAATAGGCGCACTCCCACGCGGTAGCGCCCGGTGCGCCGATCTCTTTCCATGAGCCCTTCGGCGGCTAGAGTTTGTAGCATGCGCGAGATCTTGCTCGGGTGCATGCCAAGTAGACGGGCGATCTCGTTAACACCAAGCTCATAGACGTCGGGAGATTCGAAAAGCGCAAGGAGCCGCGAAAAGTCGGCGAGAGTGTTGTATCTAAGCCCAGCTTCGCTGGGGTACATGCTGCTCATGATGCTCCCTATATATAGCGCATGTGGTTCTCCTCGTTGGGCCTTCGGTGGCACGCGCGCAGCCACAGAGAGCGTGCGCATTGTGATAGAGCGCGCGGAGCGACGGAGCTCGCGCGCAGCTCTAGACCGCGCGTCGGCACGGACCCGTGTGGCAAGACACCGCACATCGGGACAGATCGCATATTGCGGCGTAGAACATCACCCGACCCTCCATACCCATGGTAAATGCGGGCAATTTTAATTGTCAATAGGGCAATTGGAATTGAAGCATTGACAACTATGCTGCCGCCTGTCAACCTGGTCAGAAGTACAGGAAGGAGGTTTCTGTGGTTGATGCAGCCGTAGCTTACGAAGCGCGCGAGTTGACCCAAGAAGTAAAGGATTTTGCCCAAAAGCGTCTCGATATGGATTTAGTCGGGATCGCTAGTGTAGATAGATTTGCCCAGGCGCCCGAGGGCCACCGTCCAGAGGACTTTCTGCCAGGGGCAAAGTCGGTGGTTGTTATGGGAGTGCGGCTCCTCACTGGTGCGGTCCAAGCGATTTACCGGGCGCATGAGGACGGTCTGCGCCACATGCAATGTATCTACGGAACCTACGGATACACACTTGCGCCCAACTACCACCTTAAGTTTGCGGCATATTGGCTTGCCCGGTTTCTGGAAAGTCAGGGTTTTGCTGCTGTTCCCACGCCGTCGGGGCCAGGGGGCGGAGGGGTGCCGTTTAGCCACAGGCACGCCGCAGTGGCGGCCGGGCTTGGGGAGTTTGGCTGGTCAAGCATCGTAGTGACGCCGCAGTTTGGGCCGCGGCAGAGATTTGTGAGCGTCATCACGCGAGCGGAGCTCGAACCCGACCCCCTCTACAGCGGGCCGCGGCTCTGCGATCCCGAATCTTGCGACATCTGCATGCGGGTGTGTCCCTCGCAGGCCATAAGTCGCCAAGAGACAAAGTCCGTCAAGATTGGTGAGACCACGTACGAGTACGCAGTTGTGGATTTCCCCAAATGCCGCATAGGTAGTGAGGGGCTGACGACCAAGTGCTTAGGGCTCAAGGACCTTCCCATTCCCAAGAACCCCACCTGGCAGGATATCGACGAAGCGCGTAAGTTCATGGATCCTCGGCAGCTCGGAGAAGCCATCCCGCCCGCGCCGCGTGGAACCTACTACTGCGGCCGCTGCCTTGCCTACTGCCCTATCGGGCAAACGCGGGAGAAGGAGTTAGCCGAAGGTCTTAGCCGGTTTGGAAGGGGCGCAGTGCTGCCGATGTACGAGCCGTTTGAAGACGAGTAGCTGGTGAGTCTGCCCAGGTACGCGGCTGACCAGCAGATGAACCACTGCACCAGGCTGGCGGGTGGGCGGCGCGCCGCGGGCGCAAGGGAGCTGCTGCGTTGCTGATGGGGAGGCGGCACAGGGGTGAGCCACACGGG contains:
- a CDS encoding IclR family transcriptional regulator, which gives rise to MSSMYPSEAGLRYNTLADFSRLLALFESPDVYELGVNEIARLLGMHPSKISRMLQTLAAEGLMERDRRTGRYRVGVRLLFLGLNSLQNHPLRRIVLPHLEQMARELELFVSWAVFSQHKVLVIDRFQVEKLPPIRLFGVDLPLHCTAYGKLFLAFLPPYEQDEVLRNLELARFTARTITTLDALREELVKTRTQGYALDEGESREDLLTIAVPIFDSRSALVAAVTAAGVPGKDPISLEQTLPYMLDKSLFISRQLGYAPVSAARL